The DNA window TTCGAATCGCCTTGAGGGTTCCATGAGAAAAAGGTAGCATACCCCGCGGGAGTGGCGCGTCACGGGCGGTCCGAAGTCCGGCACGCGGAGGAGTCTGCATGCTCACGCTTTGCGGAAAGGAGCGCAGGGAGGGATCCCGGCACACTGGCGGTACAGCGTGCCGCAGGGCAACCCGGCGGAAGGCAGGAAGGTGTACATCGAGCTGGAGTGCTTCAGCCGCCACAGATCAAGGGGGAGCAGCTCCCCTACGGAACAGCACGGTGGCAAGGCTCATTAGGGCCGCGGCCTGCGGACTCGCCGTCGGACTCGCATGGCTCGCCTGGACGACGCCAGGCTGGGGCGCGGCCCTCTATGTGACGAACACGAAGTCCGACTCCATCTCGGTCATCGACACGAACACGTTCGAGGTGACCCAGACCATCCCCGTGGGCAAGGGGAAGCCCAACCGCATCGCCTTCCACCCGGACGGCAAAACCGCCTGGGTCGTCTACGACAAGAGCCACGACATCGGGGTCCTCGACGCTGACGCCGGACGCGTGGTCAAACGAATCCGCGCCGGCCAGAACCCATACAATCTCGCGTTCTCCCCTGACGGCAGGTACTGCTACGTGCTGGACTGGGGCGACGTTGATGAGGTCATCGTCTACGACCTCAAGGCCGAACGGGTGGACGGGCGGATCGAGGTCCCGACCTGGCCGGCCCACGGCGTCTTCACGCGGGACGGCAAGACCTTTTACGTGTCGAGCGAAACCGCCGGCAACGTGAGCGTCATCGACACCGCTTCGCGCAGGATCACCCACACGGTGTGGACCGGGGGGAATGCCATGGGGCTAGCCCTCACCGCCGACCAGCGCTGGCTCTACGCGGCAGCCGGCGAGGAACGGAACGTGGTCAAGGTGGACACCGCCACGAACACGGCGACAGGGGCGATCGCCCTGCCCGGCATCGTCCACGAGGCCGTCCTCACCCTAGACGGCCAGTTTCTCTACACGACCCTCCGCAAGGCGAACAAGCTCGTCGTCGTGCGGACCGCCGATGAGCGCGTCGTGGCCACGACCCCCCAGCCAGGCTACCCCGACCTCGTGGTCATGGAGCCGAGCGGCCGCTACGCCTTCGTGACGAACCGCTGGGCCGGCGTGGTCACGGTCATCGACGTGAGGACCCACACCCAGGTGAAGGCCATCCCGGTGGGGAAGGCGCCCCACGGCATGGCGCTCCGGCCGAGGTAGCGCTCGGGCCGCGCACAGGGAGGAAACCGCATGAAATGGCTCTGGCTCTTCGTTGCGGGAGTGATGCTGAGCGGATGCGCCGCCATGCAGTTCGGGAGCCCGCTGGCGACGGCGGAGCTGAGAAACGCCAAGGGCGAAACGGTGGGGTCCGCCAGCTTCTGGGAGGACGGGAACGGTGTCCGTATCGTGGCCCAGGTCCGCGGCATCCCGGCGGGCAGGCACGGCACGCACCTCCACGCGGTGGGAAAGTGCGATCCTCCGGAGTTCACGACCGCCGGCGGCCACTTCAATCCCGGCGGCAAGAAGCACGGTCTGAAGAACCCCGCCGGGCCCCACGCCGGCGACCTGCCAAACCTCGAGGTCGCTGCAGACGGGACCGGACGGTTCGAATACGTGACGAAGCTCGTCACGCTCGCTTCGGGGCCGACCTCCCTCTTCGACGCCGACGGCAGCGCCCTGGTGATCCACGCCAACCCCGACGACGACGTCACCGACCCGACCGGCAACTCGGGCGGGCGGATCGCCTGCGGCGTGATCAGGCGGGCACCGCAGCCCGCGCCGAGACCGACGTCAGGCTACTGATCGCTTGGCGGAGGCCGCAGATCGTCAACCCGTAGCAGGGGGCCGGCGCTGGAGAATAACCTTTCTCGTGAGCGCCGGGGTCTTCCTGGCCCTGGCCCTGCTCGTTTACATTGCCGGCCAGCTCCCAGGGGAGCAGGACCTCTACCAGGCCATTGTCGACCGGGCCTCTCCAGGAATCGTCGCGGTTTTCCAGTGGGTCAACCAGCTTGGCAACAAGTGGGTGCTCGCCCCTGCTGCCCTCGTCCTCCTGCTAGTCCTCCGGCCCGCTCACCGGCGCTGGTGGTTGTGGATCAGCGTTCTCGTGGGCGCCCCGGTGCTCGAGGATCTCGTCAAACCCGTTGTCGGGCGGCTCAGACCCGAGGGAGGCTCGCTCGGATTCCCCAGTGGCCACGTCACGGCCGCCGCAGCGTTCTTCTTTCTCGCGGCGTACCTCGGTGGCAAGGCCGCAACTAACCGGCCAATGCGCATCGGCCTCTGGCTGGCCGCAGCCGTGCTCGTGGGGCTGGTGGGCCTGGCCCGCATCGTGCTCAGGGCTCACTGGCCGGGAGACGCGGTGGGTGGGGCGGCGCTGGGCCTCGCCTGCGTCGCCCTCGCCGCCTGGTGGCACGAGCGTCACGCCTACCCTGTCTCCACGCAGCAAGAGTAGCGCGGCAAGACAAAAATTCGGCTCACGAGCGCATGCTACAATAGCCACGCAGAGGTCGACGATGGGAACCTTCTCGGTGGAAGTGACGGTAAAAAACCTGCGGGAGCCGGGACGCAACCGAATGGTCTCAGTCCTGGTCGACACGGGCGCCACGTATATGACGCTCCCCCGAGACGTAGTCGAGACATTGGACTGTCAACCGGTCGGCAACCGACGGGTGCTGCTCGCCACTGGGCGCGAGGAGGAGTGGCCGTTGACCGTAGTTCTTCTCACTCTTGACGGTCAGGAACTGCCGATAGTCTGCTTGATCGGGCCAAACGGCGGACCGGCTGTTCTGGGCGCGGTAACCCTGGAGGAATTCGCTCTCGGGGTGGACCCGGTCGCAAAACCCCTCGTGCCAGTGCGGAGCTACCTCGCCAATTCGGTCGTCAGACGCTCGGTCACCCGCGCACGGTCGAGCCGCCGGAGATGCAGAAGACCTCGCCCGTGATGTACGCGGAGTCGTCGGAGGCGAGGAAGAGCGCGAGGTTCGCCACGTCAGCCGGCTCGCCCAGCCGTCCCAGAATCGCCTGCCGCTTGCGCTCCTCGAAGTAGCCGGGTGGGTAAATCCGGTTGAGGAACTCGTTGTAGATCACGCCCGGCGCGATCGCGTTGGCGCGGACGCCGTACTTGCCCGCCTCCGCGGCCACCGAGCGCGTGAAGGCCATGACCCCGGCCTTGGCGGCGCAGTAGTGGGCCTGGCCGACGCCGGAGGCGATCCAGCCCGCCACCGAGGCCATGTTGATGATGACGCCGTTCCCCTGCTTGATCATGTGGGGCAGCACCGCGCGTGCCGCGTAGAAGGTCCCGGTGAGGCAGACCCCCAGGACCAGGTTCCAGGTCTCGTCCGTCATCTCCCATACGGGCTCGAGCTTGTTGATGCCCGCGTTGTTGAAGAGGATGTCGATCCGGCCGAAGCGCTCCACCGTCGCCTGGACCATGCTCTCGATCTGGTCCTTCTGCCGGACGTCCACCGTGAAGGCCGGCACCTCGCAGCCGTAGTCCTCACGCACCTTGGCCGCTACCTCCTGAACGCGTTTGGCGTGGGCGTCGGAGATCACGACGTGCGCCCCCTCCCCCGCGAACTTCCGCGCCACGGCCTGGCCGATCCCGGCCCCCGCCGCCGCCGTCACCACCGCCACCCGATCCTTGAGTTTCATGCTCTCCTCCCCGACGTCTGGCACTACTTGGGCCGCCGGCGGAACCGCGAGAAGTCCGGTGGCCGCTTCTCGAGAAAGGCCCGCGCCCCTTCCTGCTGTTCCTCTTCCCAGAACTCGCGCGTCGTGATGTAGCGGCGGAACTGGTCCCCCTGCCCCAAGAGGTAGTTGAATTCCTCCACGAAGGAGGCCTTGAGGATCCTGAGGCAGGTCGGAGAGAGCGCCAGCAGCTCCTGGCACCACCGGTCCACCTCCGCGTCGAGCTTCTCGTAGGGGACCACCGTGTTGACCAACCCCATTTCCAGCGCCTGACGCGCGGTGTACCGACGGCAGAGCATCCAGATCTCGCGAGCGCGCTTGGCCCCGACCACCCGGGTCAGGTAGCTCACGATGGCCCCGCCCGCCGGGCTTCCGACGCGCGGCCCGTTCTGGCCGAAAATGGCGTGCTCGGCGGCGATCGTGAAGTCGCAGAAGTAGGCGATGTGGTTGCCGGCTCCGATGGCGTAGCCGTTCACGCGCGCGATGACCGGCTTCGGGCAGCGGCAGAGCGTGACGTGGAAGAAGAAGGGCTCCAGCACCTGCCGCCTGAGCCCGCCTTCCTTTTCCCAGTTCACGTCCCCGCCGGCGCAGAAGGCCTTGTCACCGGCACCGGTCAGCACGATGACCCCCACCTCCTCGTCGACGCCCGCCGCCTCCACGGCCAGGGTCATCTCCTTGAGCGTCTCGCCGGTGAACGCGTTGTACTGCTTGGGACGATTGATCGTGATCCGCGCGATCTGCTCCCGCACCTCGTAGAGGATGTCGTTGTAGTCCACCGAAGCCTCCCTCATTTGCGGACCCACCGGCCGTCCTCGGTCTGGATCCACTCGCCCCGCGCTGCCCTCTCGCGGTTCACCTTGGCGAAGGCGGCCTGGACCCGCGCGAGGTCTGCCGGCGGCATGTTGTTCTGCTGGAGCAGAGTCCGGTAGAGCGTCATCCGATCGCGGTTCTCCGCGGCGATCAGCGCCGCGACCTCCGACGCGCACCCCTGCCCTGGCCGAGCCTCGAGTAACCCCTGAGCGTTCTCCCCGAGGCACCCGCGCTCCTTCCACTGTTGGACCTGGGGGAAACGCTGGCGGCGCGACTCGATGGACGCCATCACCTCGGGGGTACGCGTCCGGAGCTCGGGCACCTGGGCCTCGGCCGGAGTCGGAGCGAGCCAGCCGAGCGTCCGGCGGAAGCCGGGATGGTCGCCCCGCTTCTCCTCCTTGGCGGGCGGAGGCTTGACCGGCGGCCCCTCTTTCCCGCCGCGCACCAGGTCCTCGATGCTCGAGGCCGCCTTTTCGATCTTCTCCTGTGGAAACGTCACGTTGATGGTCACGGCGAGGCATCCGGTAAGGAGCCCCAGCGCGAGGGCGAGCCGGCCCCCGCTCGATGTCATCCGCCTGAACGTCATCAGCGATCCCTCCTCGTCTGCGCGCCCAGGATCCTCATCACTCTCGAGAGCGGGAGGTTCTCGATGTTGATGGCGCGGATCTTGGGCGGAAAGATCCCCAGCCGCTCTCGCCCCTGAAGGCTCAGCGAGAGCCGCGTCTCGCGCTGGTCCATGTAGAGCTGGCCCTCGAGCGACTTGTAGCGGAATTCGCCGAGCCCCTCGAGGGTCTTCCGCACCACCCCGAGGGGATCCTCGGGCGCGCCCACCAGCAGGTTCTTGAGAACGTCGATGGAGACGACGCCGCCGGGGGGCTCGACTTGGAACTGGCCGGCGACCTCGACGCCGAAGGCGCGGCTGTGGATTAGGCCGACCACATAGCGCGCCC is part of the Candidatus Rokuibacteriota bacterium genome and encodes:
- a CDS encoding YdbL family protein — protein: MTFRRMTSSGGRLALALGLLTGCLAVTINVTFPQEKIEKAASSIEDLVRGGKEGPPVKPPPAKEEKRGDHPGFRRTLGWLAPTPAEAQVPELRTRTPEVMASIESRRQRFPQVQQWKERGCLGENAQGLLEARPGQGCASEVAALIAAENRDRMTLYRTLLQQNNMPPADLARVQAAFAKVNRERAARGEWIQTEDGRWVRK
- a CDS encoding superoxide dismutase family protein — protein: MKWLWLFVAGVMLSGCAAMQFGSPLATAELRNAKGETVGSASFWEDGNGVRIVAQVRGIPAGRHGTHLHAVGKCDPPEFTTAGGHFNPGGKKHGLKNPAGPHAGDLPNLEVAADGTGRFEYVTKLVTLASGPTSLFDADGSALVIHANPDDDVTDPTGNSGGRIACGVIRRAPQPAPRPTSGY
- a CDS encoding enoyl-CoA hydratase/isomerase family protein, which gives rise to MREASVDYNDILYEVREQIARITINRPKQYNAFTGETLKEMTLAVEAAGVDEEVGVIVLTGAGDKAFCAGGDVNWEKEGGLRRQVLEPFFFHVTLCRCPKPVIARVNGYAIGAGNHIAYFCDFTIAAEHAIFGQNGPRVGSPAGGAIVSYLTRVVGAKRAREIWMLCRRYTARQALEMGLVNTVVPYEKLDAEVDRWCQELLALSPTCLRILKASFVEEFNYLLGQGDQFRRYITTREFWEEEQQEGARAFLEKRPPDFSRFRRRPK
- a CDS encoding beta-propeller fold lactonase family protein, translated to MARLIRAAACGLAVGLAWLAWTTPGWGAALYVTNTKSDSISVIDTNTFEVTQTIPVGKGKPNRIAFHPDGKTAWVVYDKSHDIGVLDADAGRVVKRIRAGQNPYNLAFSPDGRYCYVLDWGDVDEVIVYDLKAERVDGRIEVPTWPAHGVFTRDGKTFYVSSETAGNVSVIDTASRRITHTVWTGGNAMGLALTADQRWLYAAAGEERNVVKVDTATNTATGAIALPGIVHEAVLTLDGQFLYTTLRKANKLVVVRTADERVVATTPQPGYPDLVVMEPSGRYAFVTNRWAGVVTVIDVRTHTQVKAIPVGKAPHGMALRPR
- a CDS encoding SDR family oxidoreductase, with the protein product MKLKDRVAVVTAAAGAGIGQAVARKFAGEGAHVVISDAHAKRVQEVAAKVREDYGCEVPAFTVDVRQKDQIESMVQATVERFGRIDILFNNAGINKLEPVWEMTDETWNLVLGVCLTGTFYAARAVLPHMIKQGNGVIINMASVAGWIASGVGQAHYCAAKAGVMAFTRSVAAEAGKYGVRANAIAPGVIYNEFLNRIYPPGYFEERKRQAILGRLGEPADVANLALFLASDDSAYITGEVFCISGGSTVRG
- a CDS encoding phosphatase PAP2 family protein, with the protein product MSAGVFLALALLVYIAGQLPGEQDLYQAIVDRASPGIVAVFQWVNQLGNKWVLAPAALVLLLVLRPAHRRWWLWISVLVGAPVLEDLVKPVVGRLRPEGGSLGFPSGHVTAAAAFFFLAAYLGGKAATNRPMRIGLWLAAAVLVGLVGLARIVLRAHWPGDAVGGAALGLACVALAAWWHERHAYPVSTQQE
- a CDS encoding aspartyl protease family protein: MGTFSVEVTVKNLREPGRNRMVSVLVDTGATYMTLPRDVVETLDCQPVGNRRVLLATGREEEWPLTVVLLTLDGQELPIVCLIGPNGGPAVLGAVTLEEFALGVDPVAKPLVPVRSYLANSVVRRSVTRARSSRRRCRRPRP